In the genome of Girardinichthys multiradiatus isolate DD_20200921_A chromosome 7, DD_fGirMul_XY1, whole genome shotgun sequence, one region contains:
- the cryba2b gene encoding beta-crystallin A2b produces the protein MNPQQMEQMGQFKITVWEEENFQGKRCEFMLECQNIMERGFNKIRSIKVENGPWVGYEYPEFQGQQFILEKGDYPRYEAWSGNSSYRTEHMLSFRPIKCANHSDSKVTLYECEDFQGRKFEMCDDYPSLQAMGWCSKEVPSIKVNSGAWVAYQFPGYRGYQYILERDRHQGEYRNYNEFSTQAHTNQVQSIRRIQH, from the exons ATGAATCCTCAACAGATGGAGCAGATGGGCCAGTTCAAGATCACAGTCTGGGAGGAGGAGAACTTCCAGGGAAAGCGCTGTGAGTTTATGCTGGAGTGCCAGAACATCATGGAGAGGGGCTTCAACAAGATCCGTTCCATCAAGGTTGAGAACGGACC GTGGGTGGGCTACGAGTACCCAGAGTTTCAGGGACAGCAGTTTATCCTGGAGAAAGGAGATTATCCTCGTTATGAGGCCTGGAGTGGAAACAGCAGTTACAGAACCGAACACATGCTTTCCTTCAGACCCATTAAGTGTGCT AACCACAGTGACAGCAAGGTGACCCTGTACGAGTGTGAGGACTTCCAGGGTCGTAAGTTTGAGATGTGCGATGACTACCCCTCCCTACAGGCCATGGGTTGGTGCAGCAAGGAGGTGCCCTCCATCAAAGTCAACTCGGGAGC CTGGGTGGCCTACCAGTTCCCCGGTTACCGTGGCTACCAGTACATCCTGGAGAGAGACAGACACCAAGGCGAGTACAGAAATTACAACGAGTTCAGCACCCAGGCTCACACCAACCAGGTGCAGTCCATTCGTAGGATCCAGCACTAG